AATACTAACATTGAAAAAAGAATGATAATTTAGAACAAGGAGATAGCCTTTTTTACCTGTGTATCAGACGTGTTGATCCTAAGCTCTTGAGGTTTTGGTGTGTTAGCTATTGATGATAACGCTTTTAAACCATCCCCTATTCTCATGAAGTTGGGGGAACAAGTTGATCTCCTTCTTTCCCCTTACACTGAGAGCTATTACAACGTGTGCTGTTTGTTTTTGTCAGGGAGTCAGAGGAGCCATCACCATCCACCAGCCACAGATCACCCTCACCTGAGTATTAACGACACGCACCTGTTCGCCCTCATCAGCCAGCACTCAGTCACCGTCTGGTTCAACTATACCATTTTTTTACCCAAATATTgtattttacttacctgttgTCTTACTGTTTACCAAGCTCTACTAAGACCTTATCCTCTGTCATCTCTTCGTCTCACCTTGCACCATTCGATTCCCTGGAAAATACAAAGACTGATTATCACAAAGACAGTCTGCCCTGGACATTCACAATATTCGCATACTCACCCCAGAAGCCTTCACCATTGCCATATATACTCTGTGTTCCAATAAACCTCTTTTATTATGATCACTTACCTCTGCCTTTTGGTCTGTTATTGATCTTTGTGCCACGTTTATGCAGGTGGCACACAGATTTACATTCATTCTGAACCAGGTGACTACACAGCCATTGCCTTTCTCAAACACTGTGTTTCAGAGATAAAAGTATAGATGGCTCATAACTACCTCTGCCTGGATAGTGAAAAGACGGGGGTGATGTTTGGCTCGTCTAACCAATTACGTAAAGCGGGCTATGCAACAATTAATATAGATGGCTTAGTGCTAgagtttaaaaaacaaaaactgaaGAACCTGAGTGTTATTCTTGCTTCTTACATTTGAACCCCACTTACAGATCACGGTTAAAATgtcattcttccatcttagaaacaTTGCAAGACTGCATCATATGTTATCTTTTACATTGGCAGAAAAACTGATAAACACCTTTGTTTTCTCCCGTATTGATTACTGTAATGCTCCGTTAGCAGGTGTAtctaccctactgaaaaatccagctaagaccagcataagctggtaagctgcttttagctggtctcccagattggttttagctggttttgctggtgtagcaagctggtttagctgtgttttggtcacagGAGGCAGCTGTGGCTTGATACAGATGCATCGCAACCGACCGCTCCTCTGCCGGGAAAGCCGTGTACCCCTTAACCCCTGCCATGGAGAGTGGTGAGGGTCGAAGGCTTACAAGGCCTATTGCGGTTGGAGAAAGGAGCTGCCCAAGAACTTGTAATCTattcatgcacctcggggaagaaaggtaCTGTGGAGGCATGAGATCGACCAGCGCGAGTTATTGCTTGATTGAAGATGTTGCTACTAAGGGTGGACCAACCAATTATTAGGTTTAGGGGGCAAGCACTTTTTCACACAAGGCCATGTgggtttggattttgttttcccttcataataaaaacattcatttaaaaactgcatgttgtgttgacttgttatctttgattaacatttaaatttctttgatgatctgaaacattaaaatgtgacaagcatgcaaaaaacataaaaaatcagGAAGGAGGCAACACTCTTTACACCACTTTAAGTAGGTGAATAGGGTAAATATGGTTACTGTAAGTGATAAAGTGTAAATTAAAGCAAGTAATGCTAGGGTCACATTTATTGTTGAGTGTTGTGAATTCCCAAACCTACTACTTTATATTTTGGGCACttaacaaaatactgtacaaaCATGCAGGCAAACAGGCAAAAATTAATTTCTAGCAAACAAACCTAATCACAGACATGCAGATTCTTGCAATTGTGTAAGAGGGCTGTGAATGGTTTCCATGACATTCCTGGCAGATGTTTGCTAGTCCACGAGAGAAAAAAACTTTAAGCCTGATTCTTGTTTGATATTCTGGCCTAGATATAGCATGGGTCCCTCTAGGTCTATGTCCAGTCTTTTTTCCCCATTTTATTACCCACTCACTACAAATTTAAATTCTGATTACTTGCGATACACTTTATTGTCCCCTTAGGGAAATTTTATTGGGCAATAATGTATGCTGCATCTTCAAAATCACATTCAATGCTTCACATTCACATACAAtcgttccgccggacacgtcccgaacatgtttttggGTTCGTTCTCcagaagtcgcgttggtcgaccgcatacgtcatcaaggtttaatatttcggggtttaatttcagaaaagcaacctttacatttcaaggtaagaatgaaactacaatgattttatgtcttaaagcaacactatgtagttttttttacctttaaataatgtctctaaaattatttcagtgatagaacaacttataactggacaaattgtactgttgctgcaacctgagcagcctcctagctgctacaagcacactctgaaagtggcggtggagggtaggaaacacagccccgcccctccccctgcctgcagaagagtgtctgataccaggcactgttgcgcttttcaaccacatggggggctgtaagtcatttttacatggaaactacatagtgttgctttaaaagaaataaatcttaattttctaatgtattttaactgaaatgtgagaacctcgatgacgtatgcggtcgagcaatgcgacttccggagaacgaacccgaaaacatgttcaggacgtgtccggcggaactggcacaaaTGGCCACCCTAGGGCCAAAGGTGTTGGCATCCCTAAATGTTTTCCAGAAAATAAAGTATTTCTCACAGAAAAGTATTGCATTTATACATGTTTTGCCATTctcaacacaaaaaaaaacagaggaAAAAAGCTAATTTTACATAATTTCACACAAAACTCCAGACAATATGCAGGACAAAATTATTGGCACCCTTAACTTAATATTTGGTTGCACACCCTTtggaaaaaaaactgaaatcaACCGCATCCTATAACCATTAATAAGCTTCTTAACACCTCTCACTCAGAATTTTGGACCACTCCTACTTCCTGCAAACTGCTCCAGGTCTCTCATATTGGAAGGGCACCTTTTCCCAACAGCAATTTTAAGATCTCTCCACAGGTGTTCATTTAGATTTGGACTAATTGCTGGCCACTTCAGAACTCTCCAGAGTTTTGTTGCCAACCATTTCTGGGTGCTTTTTGAAGTATGTTTGGggtcattgtcctgctgcaAGACTCATGATCTCGTAGCTTTCTGACACTGGGTCGTCCATTGCAACCCAAATTCCTTTTGTAATCCATAGATTTCATGACGCCTTGCACACAGTCAAGGCACCTAGTGCCAGAGGCAGCAAAACAACCCAGAAAACATCTTTGAACCTCCACCATATTTAACTGTAGGTACTGTGTTATTTTCTTTGTAGGCCTCATACCGTTTTCAGTAAGATGATGTGCTTTACCAAAAAGCTCGGTATCATCTATCCTCAAGACGTTTTGGCTTACTCACATACATTTTGGCAAACTGTAGTCTTGCTTTTTATATCTGTGTGTCAGCAGTGTGGTCCTCCTGGGTCTCCTGCCATAGCGTttcatttcattcaaatgtcGATGGATAATTCACGCTGACACTGATACACCCTGAGCCTGCAAAACAGCTTGAATTTCTTTGGAACTTGTTTGGGGCTGCTTATCCAATATCCGGGCTATCCTGGGTTGCAACCATTCATCACTTTTTCTCTTCCATCCACGTCCAGGGAGATGGGTTGCAAACTTGTTGATCATGTTGCGCACTGTGGACAAATGAACATCTAGATCTCTGAAGATGGACTTGTAACCttgatattttgatatttttaccaCAATTTTCACAATGGTTCTCAAGTCCTCAAACAGTCCTGTTCTCCTCTTTCTGGTCTCCATGCTTAGTATGGCACACACAGATGCACAGAATGAGTCAACTTCTCCcctttttatctgttttcaggtTTGATTTTTATATTTCCCACACTGTTACTTGACCCAGGTGAGTTTAAAGGAACATCACATGAAATGGTGCCAATAATTTTGTGCGGCCCATTTTTTGAGTTTTGTCTGAAATTATGTCAAGTTAGAttttttcttctgttttttgtgttgttctaataaacacaaaggaaataAATGTGAATAGTAAAACATGTGTAATTGCAAAACAATTATGTGAGAAAAATTTCAGGGGTGCCAACACTTGACCATGACTGTACAAAAGTGCATACAGGGAAAAACATAAGAcacatatagacggtttcatcgtacgcacgtgatacacgtctggatctgaaccttacttccggtttcgtttttttaatggtctgactagttgctaaactgatctcttgaacaaatgcctctttgaaaatgttttggtttcctaggtaatctatgtgttgtttttttgcttgttatataaataaactacgttaaagaactttgttgttatttattcttagcggagtttaccggaagttacgtgcggaccgcgacagccgcttgtttatgttgttactgcttaTACGGTCTATAACGGAAAGCAGCTTAAAAAGACCACTGTTATTGATTAAATAGTGCGACAATATAGATTATATAATATAGGGGTGGTTGCCCGGACAgagattatcttaaaccaggactaggacttagttattatgaaatataactagttttaacaaacatgccttccTTAAATCATTACAATCAGGAAAAAATAGGTTCTTTTAAACCTCCTCTTTGCATAAGCATAGGTGTTGAGAAGATGCAAAGCAGACACAGAAAGATACAGAGTAGCCCATAGAAAGTTTATCGCCTGTTGTAAACTAATGCTGACCAGCCCTATTTAATACGTCTCAATACTGTAGATAAAGTTGTTCTGAACAAAATAACCTCAATTTCAcgataaaatattaatattctgGCATTGTTTTTTATTGGATCGGTTTAATTTCACAAAACCAAATCTGGCTACCAGTAAATGCTTTATTTGCTTTTAAACAACTACAGCATCCTGGACAGATGACAGTAAAAATGTTCAGCAAAGggtttttatttacatgttgGTCATTCAGGCATAAATACCCCCCCCGACCCATTATACTGTCAAGTATGTGATGTCATTGGCTGTCAGCGTCCTTTACTCCTTTCTCATTCCTGGGTTGACCAAGCAGCTCCTCAATTCGTTTAAGGTCAATTTCAGCCTCCTGATTTTTCCCACTGATTTCTCCGATGAGGTCATCTGTGAGATTGAGACGAGCAGCCCTGTGATAGAGACATCAGCTTAGTTAGTTAAAACGGTAAACTGTTCATAAAATCTATAATCCAAGTTAAACGAACCATTCAGCGACTCTCAGTTCATGTAACTCTCTTCTTTCTCGATGCCTCTTCTCACACATGGTCTCGCCCCCAAGCTTCTGTAGACCAATGATGAATAGTCCAGCTGGCAACCTGTGAAAACATCATGTGTCAACAGCGCTGTTATATTGTACAACAGCACTGTTGCTCCAGGATAAAGTGTGAAGGATTAAAGTAACAGCACTGATACTGACTGACATTATCTCTTTGACAATAAAGCTTCCTGTAACTTAAGTAGCACAGCTTTGCGTCAGCCATGCAAAAGTTTGTGGGTTCACAACCCCATACAAATAAAATCCACATATTAAATGCACTGctagttgctttggataaaagtgtctgtctaatgcataaatgtaaatgcaaatatCTTTCTATGTTTTTCTTACCCCAGTCCTGCCCCGATGAGTGTACCGGACACAAGTCCTCTTAATCCCAGATTAAGCCGAAAAATTCCTCCTGTGACAGCTAAACACAAACATATGATATTATTGGCATTCACTCACTCAaaacactgcttcatgaggcttcaaaacatttacgaatcttttgtttcgaatcattggTTCAAAGCGTGTTTCAAACTTGCCATGTCACATGATTTTAACAACCAAGGCTCCATAACTGCTttgaaacgtttcgaaaatctgATGATttaccactagggggagttgatcacaaatgaccagtgacTTACATGGTTAGGTGAAATCGGGTCATTTTTATTATGcagttaataaaacattcatccttctgactaataacattacaattttgtctactttttgtttaaaacagattTAACATAAAAAGAGAATTACGTTTTTAATGATTTGGttgttaaaaaatttatttttcttaaaaacatatttctaGAAAAgttttgctattattttgtaaaaagtgtcAAATGTTTGGAGAGAACTTGTTACTTTAACACTAtcttgaccagcaggtgtcgccagcgtgTATGGTGTTTTGAACActtgaaaaactgaatcaatttgcgAATCAATCGAAAAGCTTaatttctcccatcactaacATCCATatttttactgtctatggtccTGACCTACAATTTTTTGGGGGGTTATCATATTGCGCCTTCACGTGTGTAACTTGCTGTAATTGCTTTAATtagttgttttaaaacaataatattgcTGTCTGATTAAAACCACAACTGTTAATAGTTAACCATCTACTGTATGCCACATAATAATCAGGAATTTGGCATAATGGTCAACTTACCACCTGCAGCAGCAAAATGACTTAAAGCATTTTTGTCTCTGTACACTGTTAGTCCAGTACTGACAGTGCtgtagaaagagagagaaaacatttgctttttaaaagcattaacaTATTATTAATATTGCTAGCATTATATATATTTCAACTCACTTAAACAGAGTTACAAACGCTGCTACTCTCCAGCTCCACCTCCAGCCAAAACGCACAAAACCACGAATAGCTGCGTTATGAGCTGAACGCTGGTGAcagatttatatattttatatattaattccaCAAAACAACAACGCTATACAAAATGTGAAATAAGAATAATTCAATCCATTTCAAATGATGTATAATACTTACCACTGCATCCACTCTGTTTTGGTAAATTTCAGCCTGGCTAAATTGGATAAATCTCTCTCTGGCATCTCTGGCTCCAGGAAGTCCTCCATAGACCATCCCAACCATAGCTGCAGCAATGCCACTCTTCACTATACTCCTCATCTCCTCTGAGTACATCTGACCTTCACTGCACATCAAAGCAAGATGAATCAGCGAAACAATAAATACTTAAGAGATTACTTTTCACAGAATGGTTTATTTCTGAATACATTATAATGAAGTACTTTAGAAATATAACACTGATACTCACCGTCTCCAAAAAACCTCTTTGAGTCTGTCCCATCCTGTGTCAGGAAACTCCGGCTTGCCTATGTGTTGTGGTAAAGAGATGCTGCTTGTCTGTGTGGACGGGTTATCAGCCGCGTGTACAAGGGGAAGAGGTAACCTAAAACCCCTGAGTAATCCAGAACGTGAGCCCTCGAGCTCCTCCGTTTCGGTCCCTCCACATGTGGATGATAATCCCTGTCTGTTTACAGTATGCATCAAGGTGCTGTTAAATCCAATGAGAGAAACGAATGACCAGATGTATAAGAATGTTTCTATGTACTTTCATCCACACTTGTGTGCATGCTGGAAATATAGTACTGTATACACTAAGTACAACGGTTTCTGTACTGTACATAGATTACATAGATTTTACAGTATCTATAACGTTAAATGACATCACTACACAATCTGGAAATATATAGCGTACATTTTCTGTCGCCATTTATGCAAAAGGGTTGCATGACAACTTAATAAGAAACAACAAGAGAAACATCATAGCACCATGCCTAACCTGTTTTCATTCAGCGCTCCTTCAGTGACATTACAATGTCAAAATGTTCACTTCCTAACACAAATGATTCAGTTGCGCCATCTAGCGGTGGAGGACCTAactacaaaaatgcatttacacTGCGACAAGCTATAAAAACGTTACAGATTTTGGTGAAATATGAGTCATTTTCAGGAATAAATAACCATGGATTTATTGTAGGAAAACTGAAGTAGCCCTAACAACGATTTTTGGTGGATTGATTATCATTTGTAGGCTATTACATTACCCTATAGCTCATCATCTAAATATCACAGTTGGTTATGGTCAAAAATGGTTAGACAAAGATACATTTGTGATTACTATAGTGTTCTacaaattaaacaaacaaactaacaaaaaaataaaaacaatgtgtAAGGGAGTGGCTGGCATACAATAGCTACAATAATTCAGCAGACATAAAGTAATTTATAAGCATACATTGAAAAGTCCAACTCCAGTTCTGATCCCAAGTCTGTATAATATTTGTATATAGCAAGAATTTAGTCAGTTTATGTTTTCTTCTATACTCAACAGTTCTTTTAGAACCTGTGGCCCATTACATAAGCTTTTTAGACtagtcttaatttttttttcatcaaaactgatcataactgtttaaaaaatgtagaCTGATCACacaagactgattagccctaactaccgactagtttgtttgtaaaaactacttaaatgtcctcatataaataaaaggcctagtcctggattaatctaaaccctgtatgggaaaccgccccatgaTCTTGATTTAGACAGACCACAAAATTGGTTTAATCTGTCATTTGTGATTAAgcaatgttttttattattattattatcctCCTAAGACCCTggttttggtttgtcttttttcagatttctaccagctattttagggttaggaagaaccaataaatataataaccacatttttttctaataacatgaagcagtgtatttgtctatgtttgtgtacaacaggttccagttacacaaaattaagtattatggtgcaaacataaaaaaatcatgtccacatatgtggacatccagttcttaggaggttaaagcaAAGCTTTCTTATTTGCACAGTGCTTTACGTTTATCACACTTGGGTTGTGCTTTTGGGGCGTCACTGGTTGTATGCAGATACGGTATATAAAGGTTGTATTTCCTCTTTGAGGACCAAGTTTATGAGCATTGACTTTTCAGTGTGGTTCTTCAACTGAACTGACTGAAGACATGACTGCCAGCAAACTTACGTTTTTCATCTTCATCACCCTTCTGGGTTCAGGTAAATAAAATGTTGATGGTACAACTAATTATATTATTCTTCTAACATTATTTTGAGTGTATGCTTTACATGAATTCCTGTgcgtaaaaaaaaatataaaaatagacGAAATGTGGAAATTGTAAAATTGtttgacaaaaaataacaaGATAAATATGTAATTTTTAGATAAACGCTATTGGATGTTC
This window of the Paramisgurnus dabryanus chromosome 10, PD_genome_1.1, whole genome shotgun sequence genome carries:
- the timmdc1 gene encoding complex I assembly factor TIMMDC1, mitochondrial encodes the protein MHTVNRQGLSSTCGGTETEELEGSRSGLLRGFRLPLPLVHAADNPSTQTSSISLPQHIGKPEFPDTGWDRLKEVFWRREGQMYSEEMRSIVKSGIAAAMVGMVYGGLPGARDARERFIQFSQAEIYQNRVDAVRSAHNAAIRGFVRFGWRWSWRVAAFVTLFNTVSTGLTVYRDKNALSHFAAAGAVTGGIFRLNLGLRGLVSGTLIGAGLGLPAGLFIIGLQKLGGETMCEKRHRERRELHELRVAEWAARLNLTDDLIGEISGKNQEAEIDLKRIEELLGQPRNEKGVKDADSQ